DNA from Leptospira mayottensis 200901116:
TGCTTTGTAGAGGTCTTCAATAAATACCTTATCTCCTTCCACGATTGTTTCTACTTCTCCTCCCGGAAGATTTTGGGTGTACCCGCTGAGTCTGCATTCTTGGGCTCTTTGAAGAATGTAATATCTAAATCCTACTCCTTGAACCTTTCCACGAACGAGAATCTTCGCTCTTGAGTTATTTTTGGATCCCATCTTCTTCCTCCGTTTTGCCTTCCAAATTCACCATCCATGCCGAGAAGTCTTTAAAAAAAATCCAAAGAATTTCTTTTATGGAAACGTCAGCTTCCCAATCGTCCAGAGCCTTGCGATAACAAGAGAGCCAAATTCTTCTCGCCTTTT
Protein-coding regions in this window:
- a CDS encoding acylphosphatase, with amino-acid sequence MGSKNNSRAKILVRGKVQGVGFRYYILQRAQECRLSGYTQNLPGGEVETIVEGDKVFIEDLYKAIQRGPKGSEIKEALISWEDPKGNFRTFEIKK